Proteins from a genomic interval of Caldicellulosiruptor diazotrophicus:
- the hslU gene encoding ATP-dependent protease ATPase subunit HslU, with the protein MIELTPQEIVRELDKYIVGQDRAKKCVAIALRNRYRRAKLPKELQDEITPKNILMVGPTGVGKTEIARRLAKLVNAPFVKVEATKFTEVGYVGRDVDSMVRDLVENAISLVKSEYMERMKERAKALVEDRILEILIPEPQSRKAGFKNPFEALFGTTTQEVEQTFQTTDDYIRTQREILREKLRSGELEDKVIEVEVEDTVKPPFEMIMGTISDEMGISFQDVFGSLFPKKKKKKKMTIREAREVLEQEEYNKLIDMDEVIKEAIQRAEQHGIIFIDEIDKIAGKGSSVGPDVSREGVQRDILPIVEGSTVMTKYGPVKTDHILFIAAGAFHVAKVSDLIPELQGRFPVVVELNPLSEEDFKKILTQPKNAIIKQYIELMKTEGVNITFTDDAIEAIAKVAVKINEQSENIGARRLHTVVEKIMEDISFEYANVEKPIDLVIDKDYVYSKVSDIIKDKDLSRFII; encoded by the coding sequence ATGATTGAATTAACTCCTCAGGAGATTGTGAGAGAGCTTGATAAGTATATAGTTGGGCAAGATAGGGCAAAAAAGTGTGTTGCCATTGCCCTTCGAAATAGGTACAGACGAGCAAAACTTCCAAAAGAGCTTCAGGATGAGATAACACCAAAGAACATCTTGATGGTTGGACCAACAGGTGTTGGTAAGACTGAGATTGCAAGAAGGCTTGCAAAACTTGTAAACGCTCCATTTGTAAAAGTTGAAGCAACAAAGTTTACTGAAGTTGGATATGTTGGAAGAGATGTAGATTCAATGGTTCGAGACCTTGTTGAGAATGCAATATCACTTGTGAAAAGCGAATACATGGAGAGAATGAAAGAAAGGGCAAAAGCTCTTGTTGAAGACAGAATTTTGGAGATATTAATTCCTGAACCTCAGTCAAGAAAGGCGGGTTTTAAAAATCCGTTTGAAGCACTTTTTGGTACTACGACGCAGGAAGTAGAACAGACTTTTCAGACAACAGATGACTATATCAGAACGCAAAGAGAGATTTTGCGCGAAAAACTTCGCTCTGGAGAGCTTGAGGACAAGGTGATTGAGGTTGAGGTTGAAGATACTGTAAAACCACCATTTGAAATGATTATGGGTACAATTTCTGACGAGATGGGGATTTCTTTCCAGGACGTTTTTGGGTCACTATTTCCAAAGAAGAAGAAAAAGAAAAAGATGACAATAAGAGAAGCGCGTGAGGTTTTAGAGCAGGAGGAATACAACAAGCTCATTGACATGGATGAGGTTATAAAAGAAGCTATTCAAAGAGCTGAGCAACATGGGATCATCTTTATTGATGAGATAGACAAGATTGCAGGAAAAGGTTCAAGCGTTGGTCCTGATGTGTCAAGAGAAGGTGTGCAAAGAGACATTCTTCCCATTGTTGAAGGAAGCACTGTTATGACAAAATACGGTCCTGTAAAGACAGACCATATTCTGTTTATTGCAGCTGGAGCTTTTCATGTTGCAAAGGTTTCTGACCTGATACCAGAACTTCAGGGAAGGTTCCCGGTTGTTGTGGAGCTGAATCCTTTGTCAGAAGAGGATTTTAAAAAGATACTTACCCAGCCGAAGAATGCAATTATAAAACAATATATTGAGCTTATGAAAACAGAGGGTGTAAACATTACCTTTACTGATGATGCAATAGAGGCAATTGCAAAAGTTGCTGTAAAGATAAATGAGCAGAGCGAGAATATTGGTGCGCGAAGACTTCACACTGTTGTTGAAAAGATAATGGAAGACATTTCTTTTGAATATGCAAATGTTGAAAAGCCTATAGACCTTGTAATTGACAAGGATTATGTATATTCAAAAGTTTCAGATATTATAAAGGACAAAGATTTGAGCAGGTTTATAATATAA
- the topA gene encoding type I DNA topoisomerase — protein sequence MLKKLVIVESPAKAKTIAKYLGKEFKVEASMGHVRDLPKSDLGVDIENGFAPKYINIRGKADVINRLKKSAQEAEKVYLATDPDREGEAISWHLATILGLDTNDNVRITFNEITKKAVQESLKNARPIDHNLVNAQQARRVLDRLVGYKLSPFLWEKVKGGLSAGRVQSVATRLVVEREEEIENFKPEEYWTLEAVFKKDAQEFKAKFYGDKKGKIELKNQGQVQEIEEKIKNKEFKVVKIKVSEKKKNPPPPFITSTLQQEASRKLRFTPAKTMAVAQMLYEGVEIKGEGSVGLITYMRTDSTRVSEEAQQAARNLILQKFGREYLPEKPRVYKTKKDAQDAHEAIRPTYLEMDPESIKDSLTPDQYKLYKLIYDRFLASQMESSIYEALSAELEVEGYIFKLTGSKLKFAGFMEVYVEGKDTEDEEEENQLPEISEGEVLKPIKLENKQHFTQPPSRYTEATLIKALEEKGIGRPSTYAPTIQTILERGYVVKEDRFLKPTELGKLVTNILKEYFKDIIDIEFTAELESNLDKIEEGKLEWTEVVKKYYQPLEKELEIARATLLKVKVEDEETDIVCENCGRKMVIKKGRYGKFLACPGYPECKNTKPYYDYLDVLCPKCGKRVIEKKSKKGKRYYTCEGYPDCDLILWEKPAKNCPKCGSLMFEKGRKGNKKIICSNESCAYEEK from the coding sequence CTGTTGAAAAAACTGGTCATTGTTGAGTCACCTGCAAAGGCAAAAACAATTGCGAAGTATCTTGGCAAAGAATTTAAGGTAGAAGCTTCAATGGGACATGTTAGAGACCTTCCCAAAAGTGATTTGGGTGTTGACATAGAAAATGGTTTTGCCCCTAAGTATATAAACATTAGAGGTAAAGCAGATGTAATAAACAGGCTAAAAAAATCTGCACAAGAAGCAGAAAAAGTTTACCTTGCAACAGACCCCGACAGGGAAGGCGAGGCAATCTCATGGCATTTAGCAACTATTTTAGGGCTTGATACAAATGATAATGTAAGAATTACATTCAACGAGATAACCAAAAAAGCTGTCCAAGAATCTTTAAAAAACGCAAGGCCTATTGACCATAACTTAGTTAATGCCCAGCAAGCCAGAAGAGTTTTAGACAGACTTGTTGGATACAAGCTAAGTCCATTTTTGTGGGAGAAAGTCAAAGGTGGACTTTCTGCAGGAAGAGTGCAGTCTGTTGCAACAAGGCTTGTGGTTGAAAGGGAAGAGGAGATAGAAAATTTTAAGCCTGAAGAATACTGGACATTAGAAGCGGTATTTAAAAAAGATGCCCAAGAGTTTAAAGCAAAGTTCTATGGAGATAAGAAAGGGAAGATAGAGCTAAAAAACCAAGGTCAGGTCCAAGAGATTGAAGAAAAGATAAAAAACAAGGAGTTCAAGGTTGTAAAGATAAAGGTATCGGAGAAAAAGAAAAATCCGCCTCCGCCTTTTATCACAAGCACACTTCAGCAGGAGGCATCAAGAAAACTGAGGTTTACTCCTGCAAAGACAATGGCGGTTGCGCAGATGCTGTATGAAGGCGTTGAGATAAAAGGAGAAGGAAGTGTTGGACTTATAACATACATGAGAACAGATTCTACAAGGGTTTCTGAGGAGGCACAGCAGGCGGCAAGAAACCTTATCCTACAGAAGTTTGGTAGAGAATATCTTCCCGAAAAGCCGAGGGTTTACAAAACAAAAAAAGATGCGCAAGATGCTCATGAGGCTATAAGACCCACCTACTTAGAGATGGACCCTGAGAGTATAAAAGATTCTCTGACACCTGACCAGTACAAGTTGTATAAACTCATTTATGACAGGTTTTTGGCATCGCAGATGGAAAGCAGTATTTATGAGGCTCTGTCAGCCGAGCTTGAAGTGGAAGGCTATATTTTTAAGCTCACAGGGTCAAAACTCAAGTTTGCAGGGTTTATGGAAGTATATGTTGAAGGCAAGGATACAGAAGATGAAGAAGAGGAGAATCAGCTTCCAGAAATTAGTGAAGGAGAGGTTTTAAAGCCCATAAAACTTGAGAACAAACAGCATTTTACTCAACCGCCTTCTCGCTATACTGAAGCTACCTTAATAAAAGCTTTAGAAGAAAAAGGGATAGGAAGACCGAGCACGTACGCTCCAACAATCCAGACAATTCTGGAGAGAGGATATGTTGTCAAAGAAGACAGGTTTTTAAAACCAACAGAGCTTGGTAAACTTGTAACAAATATACTTAAAGAATATTTCAAAGACATAATAGACATTGAATTTACTGCAGAACTTGAGAGCAATCTTGACAAGATTGAGGAAGGAAAGCTTGAGTGGACTGAGGTTGTAAAAAAATACTACCAGCCACTTGAAAAGGAACTTGAGATAGCACGAGCTACTTTGCTAAAGGTTAAGGTTGAGGATGAGGAGACAGACATTGTATGCGAAAACTGTGGAAGAAAAATGGTGATAAAAAAAGGCAGATACGGGAAGTTTTTGGCATGTCCAGGATATCCTGAATGCAAAAACACAAAACCTTATTACGATTACCTTGATGTGTTGTGTCCAAAGTGCGGCAAAAGGGTAATAGAAAAAAAGTCCAAAAAAGGCAAGAGATATTACACGTGCGAAGGATATCCTGACTGTGACCTCATTTTATGGGAAAAGCCAGCCAAAAACTGTCCAAAGTGTGGCAGTCTCATGTTTGAAAAGGGAAGAAAAGGGAATAAAAAGATTATATGTTCAAATGAGAGTTGTGCTTACGAAGAAAAATAG
- the flgB gene encoding flagellar basal body rod protein FlgB, producing the protein MINMFDKIDLYKKALDWAWERNKIVSNNIANADTPGYKAKDLNFRAFLLRTLNQEESLELVTTNEKHIKENSSNQDNSIEVLDSSLQMRLDQNTVDIEQEMGKLLQNSLYFDGVSLQLSREINKWKTVIKEGR; encoded by the coding sequence ATGATAAATATGTTTGATAAAATTGACCTTTACAAAAAGGCACTTGACTGGGCATGGGAGAGAAACAAAATTGTCTCAAACAATATAGCAAATGCAGATACGCCTGGTTATAAGGCAAAAGACTTGAATTTTAGAGCGTTCTTGCTAAGAACTTTGAATCAAGAAGAAAGTTTAGAACTTGTGACAACCAACGAAAAACATATAAAAGAAAACAGTAGCAACCAAGACAATTCCATAGAAGTGCTTGACAGCAGTCTGCAGATGAGACTTGATCAGAACACTGTGGACATAGAACAGGAGATGGGGAAACTTTTGCAAAACTCTCTCTATTTTGATGGTGTTTCACTTCAACTTTCAAGAGAGATAAATAAATGGAAAACGGTTATCAAGGAAGGAAGGTGA
- the trmFO gene encoding methylenetetrahydrofolate--tRNA-(uracil(54)-C(5))-methyltransferase (FADH(2)-oxidizing) TrmFO, protein MEIVVVGAGLAGVEAANVITKFGIKVKLFEMKPKKFSPAHKIDTFAELVCSNSLKSKLLTNASGLLKEEMKVFGSLVMEAAQATSVEAGQALAVDRYKFSEYITQKISQNELIEVIHEEVTEVPRDKVVVVCTGPLTTESLLCDISKLCNSRNLYFFDAASPIVLKDSIDFSKAFFASRYNKGSNDYINCPMTKEEYERFYWELVNAEVIEVKDFEKDLLFEGCMPIEEMARRGIDTMRFGPLKPVGIIDPRTGKMPYAVVQLRKDTQDGKLYNMVGFQTRLKWGEQKRVFRLIPGLENAEFVRYGVMHKNSYINSPEVLTKYLFLRKYPNIFFAGQITGVEGYLESAATGIVAGINAARQLLGKDLVSLPPNTCIGSLIEYITTPKKDFQPMNANYGIISIDDEIAKIKDKVKRKLLIAQKSLDICKEVAKKIFE, encoded by the coding sequence ATGGAAATTGTAGTTGTTGGAGCGGGGCTTGCAGGTGTTGAGGCAGCAAATGTAATCACAAAGTTTGGAATAAAGGTAAAGCTTTTTGAGATGAAACCCAAAAAGTTTTCGCCTGCACACAAAATAGATACCTTTGCAGAGCTTGTGTGCAGCAATTCTTTAAAATCCAAGCTTTTGACAAATGCATCTGGGCTTTTAAAAGAAGAGATGAAGGTGTTCGGTTCGCTTGTGATGGAAGCTGCCCAGGCAACTTCAGTTGAGGCAGGACAGGCTTTGGCAGTTGATAGGTATAAGTTTTCAGAGTATATAACTCAAAAGATTAGCCAAAATGAACTAATTGAAGTTATCCATGAAGAGGTAACAGAAGTTCCAAGAGATAAGGTAGTGGTTGTATGTACAGGTCCACTTACCACAGAAAGTCTTCTTTGTGATATTTCAAAGCTATGTAATAGCAGAAACCTTTATTTTTTTGATGCAGCATCCCCAATTGTGCTCAAAGACTCCATAGACTTTTCAAAGGCGTTTTTTGCCTCACGCTATAACAAAGGTTCAAATGACTATATAAACTGTCCAATGACCAAAGAAGAATATGAAAGGTTTTACTGGGAACTTGTTAATGCAGAGGTTATTGAAGTTAAAGACTTTGAAAAGGACCTGCTGTTTGAAGGCTGTATGCCGATTGAAGAGATGGCAAGACGTGGTATTGACACAATGAGGTTTGGTCCACTAAAGCCGGTTGGAATTATTGACCCAAGGACTGGGAAGATGCCGTACGCTGTTGTACAGCTTAGAAAAGACACGCAGGATGGAAAGCTTTATAACATGGTAGGGTTTCAGACAAGACTCAAATGGGGTGAACAAAAAAGGGTTTTTAGGCTCATTCCCGGCCTTGAGAATGCTGAGTTTGTAAGATATGGTGTGATGCACAAAAATTCTTATATTAACTCACCTGAAGTGCTGACTAAATACCTTTTTCTGAGAAAATATCCAAACATATTTTTTGCAGGACAAATAACAGGTGTCGAAGGGTATTTAGAATCTGCTGCAACAGGTATCGTTGCAGGAATTAATGCAGCAAGACAGCTTTTAGGAAAAGATCTTGTGAGTTTGCCACCAAACACTTGTATAGGATCTCTGATAGAGTATATTACAACACCCAAAAAAGATTTTCAGCCCATGAACGCTAACTATGGTATAATATCAATTGATGATGAAATTGCAAAGATTAAAGACAAGGTAAAAAGAAAACTTTTGATTGCACAAAAATCTTTGGACATTTGCAAAGAAGTCGCCAAAAAAATTTTTGAATAA
- the fliF gene encoding flagellar basal-body MS-ring/collar protein FliF: protein MPQFLNDLLKNIKEKWSSLSRSQKTMFVVSSSIILLSVIAAIYITTRPHYVTIFSGLDPKEAAEIQNILNDQKIDSKVTNGGTTILVKDTDVDRAKMAAAQAGYPKNSSITFEDALKLSSSMTATEADKRRTFIKLKESEIQEALKQMSDYIEDAVVNLSVPEDYTFALKSEAEKPTASVKLTLKKSLSSDQIEGIQRFVAASVEGLLPENVVIIDNKGNYLSDNSSDTTEGLSSKQLQLRIATKNEIEKKIKELLGSYVSSPEDVKVSVNLDMNFDMQKISETKYSPVLEDSGIVVSKKTTKEEAQSTNSSSSGVPGTDTNPTQNAPQYPITSQGGQSTYTKTDETVNYQNNEKKIETIKAPGTINYDKSSIAVVLYRYVTYTQEDFEKSDQAKNMSWAQFKIQNQNNKRSFLTDQKEVETIVNLIRNATGIQNVTIEGYEIPTFVDKPQKQIPIDYIYVALAFLLLMAFATSLLIKASKSKPRRLELAGVGPVEISEEKPVAEGILQEVEKKKEAEVEEINIEEFGVSQYEKQIDKLLKEKPEIVAQLLRNWLNEEWE, encoded by the coding sequence TTGCCTCAATTTTTAAATGATTTGTTGAAGAACATAAAAGAAAAATGGAGTAGCTTATCAAGATCACAGAAGACAATGTTTGTTGTATCTTCTTCTATAATACTATTATCGGTCATTGCAGCCATTTATATTACAACAAGACCGCATTATGTTACAATTTTTTCTGGACTTGACCCGAAAGAGGCAGCAGAAATTCAAAACATTTTAAACGATCAAAAAATTGATTCAAAGGTTACAAATGGTGGTACAACTATACTGGTAAAAGATACTGACGTTGACAGGGCAAAGATGGCAGCAGCTCAAGCTGGATATCCTAAAAATAGCAGTATCACATTTGAAGATGCGCTAAAACTTTCAAGCTCCATGACGGCAACAGAAGCTGACAAAAGAAGGACGTTTATAAAACTTAAAGAGAGTGAGATTCAAGAGGCTTTAAAGCAGATGTCAGATTACATAGAAGACGCGGTTGTAAATTTGAGCGTGCCTGAGGATTACACTTTTGCGCTAAAAAGTGAAGCTGAAAAACCTACTGCAAGTGTGAAGCTTACTTTGAAAAAGAGTTTAAGCTCAGACCAGATAGAAGGCATTCAGAGGTTTGTTGCAGCCTCAGTTGAAGGTCTTTTGCCAGAAAATGTAGTGATAATAGACAACAAGGGAAATTATCTGTCAGACAATTCGTCAGATACAACCGAAGGACTTTCAAGCAAGCAGCTTCAACTGAGGATTGCAACTAAAAATGAGATTGAGAAAAAGATAAAAGAGCTCTTAGGAAGCTATGTAAGCTCTCCCGAAGATGTTAAGGTTTCAGTGAATTTAGATATGAACTTTGATATGCAAAAGATAAGCGAAACAAAATACTCGCCTGTTTTAGAAGACAGTGGTATAGTTGTGTCGAAAAAAACAACTAAGGAGGAAGCTCAGAGTACAAATTCTTCGTCCAGCGGTGTTCCTGGGACTGATACTAATCCCACACAAAATGCACCGCAGTATCCTATAACTTCTCAAGGGGGGCAGTCTACATATACAAAGACTGATGAGACTGTAAATTATCAAAACAATGAAAAAAAAATTGAGACTATAAAAGCACCTGGCACTATTAACTATGATAAATCTTCAATAGCAGTTGTACTGTACAGATACGTTACATATACTCAGGAAGATTTTGAAAAGTCTGACCAGGCAAAAAATATGAGCTGGGCACAGTTCAAGATCCAGAATCAGAACAATAAAAGATCGTTTTTGACAGACCAGAAAGAGGTAGAAACCATTGTAAATCTTATAAGGAATGCAACAGGGATACAAAACGTGACAATAGAGGGGTACGAAATTCCAACCTTTGTTGACAAACCTCAAAAACAAATTCCAATTGATTATATCTATGTTGCACTTGCCTTTTTGCTTTTGATGGCGTTTGCGACAAGCCTCTTGATAAAGGCATCAAAAAGTAAACCTCGTAGGCTTGAGCTTGCAGGTGTTGGGCCTGTAGAGATTTCAGAGGAAAAACCTGTAGCTGAGGGAATCTTACAAGAGGTCGAAAAGAAAAAAGAAGCAGAAGTTGAAGAGATAAATATTGAAGAGTTTGGTGTTAGCCAGTATGAAAAACAGATAGACAAGCTCTTGAAAGAAAAACCTGAAATAGTTGCACAGCTTCTCAGAAACTGGCTCAACGAAGAGTGGGAGTGA
- the fliE gene encoding flagellar hook-basal body complex protein FliE: MIDKVSFDSISKAFEKQFSSIDTNNANSLNSPVSFIDFLYKALEGVDGLQKEADYQNNLFLLGLSANPQDAIVASEKASIALQLTLQIRNKILDAYNEIMRMQV; the protein is encoded by the coding sequence ATGATCGATAAAGTAAGTTTTGATAGCATTTCGAAGGCTTTTGAAAAACAGTTTTCAAGTATAGATACTAATAATGCAAATTCTTTAAATTCCCCTGTTTCGTTTATTGATTTTCTCTACAAAGCGTTAGAAGGTGTAGATGGGCTTCAAAAAGAAGCAGATTACCAGAACAACTTATTTTTACTGGGGCTTTCTGCAAATCCGCAGGATGCTATAGTAGCATCTGAAAAAGCATCAATTGCATTGCAGCTGACTTTGCAGATTCGAAACAAGATTTTGGATGCATACAACGAAATTATGCGTATGCAAGTATAA
- the flgC gene encoding flagellar basal body rod protein FlgC has protein sequence MGMFDAINISSSALAAQRVRMDVIAQNIANANTTRTESGQPYRRKVVVFEERKQSFADILDQKISEVQTPSFGGVRVKAILEDPSPFKRVYDPTHPDADQNGYVNYPNVDIVTEMVNMIEASRSYEANVTALNITKSMISRTFEIGK, from the coding sequence ATGGGAATGTTTGATGCGATAAACATCTCTTCATCAGCTTTAGCTGCCCAGCGTGTCAGAATGGATGTAATTGCCCAGAACATTGCAAACGCAAACACTACAAGAACAGAAAGTGGTCAACCTTACAGAAGAAAAGTTGTGGTTTTTGAAGAAAGAAAACAGAGTTTTGCTGATATATTAGACCAGAAGATTAGCGAGGTTCAAACACCATCTTTTGGCGGTGTGAGAGTAAAGGCTATTTTAGAGGACCCAAGTCCGTTTAAAAGGGTATATGACCCTACACATCCAGATGCTGATCAAAATGGTTATGTAAATTATCCAAATGTTGATATTGTTACAGAAATGGTTAACATGATTGAAGCATCACGTTCGTATGAAGCTAATGTCACTGCTCTTAACATCACAAAGTCAATGATATCAAGAACATTTGAAATAGGTAAATAA
- the codY gene encoding GTP-sensing pleiotropic transcriptional regulator CodY, which translates to MQQSLLEKVRKLNRVIQSKDKEVLDFDRLCSVVGDVTDSSVFFIDKDGKVICKYIMPFVNVEIKLSEEKKIGDNLQKFFWWFVDTRANMKFSDITRIAEIESKVYSEKELLCTSVPVVGGGKRFGTVLAFKSFSSFTEEDIIVLEYASTVIGLELLNLSKEEDEEEKKKREMIKSAIETLSVSELEALVHIFNELKGNEGLLVASRIADKVGITRSVIVNALRKFESAGLIETRSLGLKGTYIKVLNDMVRDEIQKQKEKLKLK; encoded by the coding sequence ATGCAGCAGAGTCTTCTCGAAAAAGTTCGGAAACTCAACAGAGTTATCCAAAGCAAGGACAAAGAAGTCTTGGATTTTGATAGGCTGTGCTCTGTTGTTGGTGATGTAACAGATTCGAGTGTATTTTTTATTGATAAAGATGGGAAGGTCATTTGCAAATACATCATGCCTTTTGTGAATGTGGAAATAAAACTTTCTGAAGAAAAAAAGATAGGTGATAACCTTCAAAAATTTTTCTGGTGGTTTGTGGATACAAGAGCCAATATGAAGTTTTCAGACATTACTAGGATTGCTGAAATCGAGAGCAAAGTTTATAGTGAAAAAGAGTTGCTTTGTACATCTGTTCCTGTTGTTGGTGGAGGTAAAAGGTTCGGTACAGTTTTGGCATTCAAAAGTTTCTCGAGTTTTACAGAGGAGGATATAATTGTACTTGAATATGCCTCTACTGTGATTGGACTTGAACTTTTAAATCTTTCAAAAGAGGAAGATGAAGAGGAAAAAAAGAAAAGAGAAATGATAAAATCTGCAATTGAGACACTTTCTGTATCTGAGCTTGAAGCACTTGTGCATATTTTTAATGAGTTAAAAGGAAACGAAGGACTTTTGGTTGCAAGCAGAATTGCTGACAAGGTAGGAATTACACGTTCTGTCATTGTGAATGCTCTGAGGAAATTTGAGAGTGCTGGGCTTATAGAGACAAGGTCTCTTGGGCTTAAAGGCACATATATAAAGGTGTTAAATGATATGGTGAGGGATGAAATACAAAAACAAAAGGAGAAATTAAAATTAAAATGA
- the hslV gene encoding ATP-dependent protease subunit HslV — MFHATTIVAVKKGESVAIAGDGQVTFSQNMIMKSTAKKVRKLYNGRVLVGFAGSVADAITLCEKFEEKLEQNSGNLQKSVVELAKEWRQDKVLRRLEALMVVADKEHLFVVSGSGEVVEPDDNIAAIGSGGPYALAAARALLQSTDLSAAEIARKALEIAASICVYTNNNITVLEL, encoded by the coding sequence ATGTTTCATGCAACAACAATAGTGGCTGTAAAAAAAGGCGAAAGTGTTGCCATAGCTGGTGATGGTCAGGTTACATTTTCCCAGAATATGATAATGAAATCGACAGCCAAAAAGGTTAGAAAACTTTACAATGGCAGGGTTTTGGTTGGTTTTGCAGGTTCTGTTGCAGACGCAATAACTCTGTGTGAAAAGTTTGAAGAAAAGCTTGAACAAAATAGTGGCAATTTGCAAAAGAGCGTTGTTGAGCTTGCAAAGGAGTGGCGACAGGATAAAGTCCTAAGACGCTTAGAAGCCCTCATGGTTGTAGCAGACAAAGAACACCTTTTTGTTGTATCAGGAAGTGGCGAGGTTGTAGAGCCAGACGACAACATTGCTGCGATTGGTTCTGGCGGACCGTATGCCTTGGCAGCTGCAAGGGCACTGCTGCAAAGCACAGACCTTTCTGCTGCTGAGATTGCCAGAAAAGCTTTGGAGATTGCGGCGTCTATTTGTGTGTACACAAACAACAACATTACAGTTTTGGAATTGTAG
- the fliG gene encoding flagellar motor switch protein FliG, with protein MAKSSISGKQKAAMLLIALGPERSAKIFKHLKEEEIEELTLEIANIRTVSPEQKQAILEEFYNLCLAQEYIAEGGIDYAKEVLEKALGPEKAREVIEKLTVSLQVRPFDFIRKADASQILNFIQNEHPQTIALVISYLKPQQAAQVLASLPQEKQADVARRIALMDRTSPDVIREVEKVLEKKLSSVVMQDYTVVGGIQAIVDILNAVDRGTEKRILEALELEDVELVEEIRKRMFVFEDIVKLDNRSIQRILREVENNTLAIALKGTTEEVRKVIFSNMSKRMAEMIQEDMEYMGPVRIRDVEEAQQKIVNIIRKLEDAGEIVISRGGGDEIIV; from the coding sequence ATGGCAAAAAGTAGTATTTCAGGCAAGCAAAAGGCAGCCATGCTTTTAATTGCGCTCGGGCCTGAGAGGTCAGCAAAGATTTTTAAGCACTTAAAAGAAGAAGAGATTGAGGAACTGACATTAGAGATAGCCAATATAAGAACGGTATCGCCTGAGCAGAAACAGGCTATCTTAGAAGAATTTTATAACCTTTGCCTTGCACAGGAATATATTGCCGAAGGTGGAATTGACTATGCAAAAGAGGTTTTAGAGAAAGCGCTTGGTCCTGAAAAGGCAAGAGAGGTTATTGAGAAACTTACGGTATCGCTACAGGTAAGACCTTTTGATTTCATCAGGAAAGCTGATGCATCGCAAATACTCAACTTTATTCAAAACGAACATCCACAGACAATAGCGCTTGTCATTTCGTACTTAAAGCCACAGCAGGCTGCTCAGGTTTTGGCATCCCTGCCTCAGGAAAAACAGGCTGATGTTGCTCGAAGAATTGCGCTTATGGACAGAACTTCACCTGATGTAATACGCGAAGTTGAAAAAGTACTTGAGAAAAAACTTTCATCTGTTGTAATGCAAGATTACACAGTTGTTGGTGGTATTCAGGCCATTGTTGATATATTAAACGCTGTTGATAGAGGTACAGAAAAGAGAATTTTGGAAGCTTTAGAACTTGAAGATGTTGAGCTTGTTGAAGAGATTAGAAAACGCATGTTTGTATTTGAAGACATTGTTAAGCTTGACAACAGGTCTATTCAGAGGATTTTACGTGAGGTTGAGAACAATACACTTGCAATTGCTCTCAAAGGTACAACTGAAGAGGTTCGAAAGGTTATCTTTAGCAACATGTCAAAACGTATGGCAGAGATGATTCAAGAAGATATGGAGTATATGGGACCTGTTAGAATACGTGATGTCGAAGAAGCTCAGCAAAAGATTGTCAATATTATAAGAAAACTTGAGGATGCTGGCGAGATTGTAATTTCTCGTGGCGGGGGAGATGAGATAATTGTCTAA